The genomic DNA GACAAACATGACCATTACCACCAGCAGGATCTCGCCGCGGAAACCTGACCAGCGTTTGAGTAGTGCAGACAATCCCGCCAGCGTCCAGTAGTGCAGTGTCACTGTGGTCAACACCATGCCCAGACTGACCATGGAGGCAAACAGCACTTCACTCATTACCGCACTTTCCGTCATGGCGTGCTAGCGCAGCCCGGCAATGACCGGCGCGCTGTCAGGACGCCAGCCACGCCAGATTTCAAAGGCTTCTGCGGCCTGCTCTACCAGCATGCCCAACCCATCGGCGGTGGCCACCGCACCCTGTTGTTGCGCCCAGACCATGAAGGAGGTGGGCTCGCTGCCGTACACCATGTCGTAGGCCACGGCGCCTTCCGCCAGCAGGCCCTCTGGCAGAGCCGGCATCTCGCCATGAAGTCCGGCAGAGATGGCATTGATGACCAGATCGAACTGCCCGCTCAGGTTATCCAGTCCGCTACCCAGCACCGGCGGGTTCGTGCCATCCATAAAACCGCGGGCCAGGATAGCGGCCTTGTCTTCCGTACGGTTGGCAATTCGTACCAGCGTCGGCTCTTCCGCCAGCAACGGGCCCATGACACCGCGCACCGCACCGCCGGCACCCAGCACCAGCACCCGCTTGCCCTGAATAGCCCAGCCAAGATTGTCGCGGATATCTTTCACCAGACCAGCGCCATCGGTGTTGTCACCATGGAGCTGATCGCCATCCCACCACAGGGTGTTCACTGCTGCCGCCAGACCGGCACGCTCGGTCACCGCATCGCAGAGATCGAATGCCTGCTCCTTGAAGGGCACGGTCACATTAGCCCCCAGGCCACCTTCTTCATGGAAGGTGTTTACCGCACCGGCAAAATCTTCCAGTGGCGCTTCGCGTTTTTCATAACGCAGATCCTCGTCACGCTGGGCGGCAAAGGCATGATGGATATCCGGCGACCGGGAATGGGCCACCGGATTGCCGAACACACAATACAGGGCCGTCATAACCACTCCCGGTGAATCAGAAATTTCTGGTAGAGCTCAATTTCCGCACTGCCAGGCTTTGGATGCCAGTCATAATCCCAGCGCACCATTGGCGGCAGGGACATGAGGATGGATTCGGTGCGCCCGCCGGACTGCAACCCGAAGATGGTGCCGCGATCATAGACCAGGTTGAATTCCACATAACGGCCACGGCGATAGAGCTGGAACTGGCGCTCCCGGTCACCATAATCATGGTCTTTTCGTCGCGCCACGATGGGCCGATAGGCCTGAATATAGGCGTCACCCACACTGCGCATCAGCGCAAAACTGGTATCGAAATCAAACCGATTCAGGTCGTCAAAAAACAGCCCGCCCACACCACGAGGTTCGTCGCGATGCTTGATATAAAAGTAGTCATCGCACCAGCTTTTGAATTCCGGATAGATATCGTCACCGAAAGGGTCGCAGGCATCCCTGGCGGTCTGGTGCCAGTGCACCACGTCCTCTTCAAAACCATAGAAGGGGGTCAGGTCAAAACCGCCACCGAACCACCACACCGGCTCTTCACCCTCTTTTTCGGCAACAAAGAAACGGACGTTGGCATGACTGGTGGGCACATAGGGGTTTTTCGGGTGGATCACCAGCGACACGCCCATGGCCTGAAAACTGCGACCTGCCAATTCCGGGCGGGCGGCGGTGGCAGACGGCGGCAACTGGCTGCCGAACACATGGGAGAAATTCACCCCGCCTTTTTCAATCACCGCCCCGTTTTCCAACACCCGGCTGCGGCCTCCGCCGCCCTGCTCCCGATCCCAACTGTCTTCACGGAAGGTGGCGCCGCCATCTTCCTCGGCCAGTTCCTCGCAAATGCGGTCCTGAAGACCCAGCAGGTAGTCCTTCACCGCCTGCAGTGATACCTCTGACATGCCGTCTCCCGGTTTGAATGCTTGGCGTGCAGCCCGTTTCAGGCGCGCAAGATGCGGCCACTGTCCAGATCAATAATGGTAGAGGGTTTGGCGGCCCGGTCACAGGCACCGCTGACAATAAAGTCCAGCCGCTCGCCAAGCTGGCGGGCCACCTGGAACTGATTGCGAGCCGCCGGGCGGCCACTGATATTGGCACTGGTAGAAATGATCGGCTGGCCCACCGCCCGGCACAGGTCCCGGGCTAGGGGATGATCCGGCACCCGCACCGCCACCTTGGTAAAGGCGCCACGCACCCAGGCAGGGACACTATCGTCGGCGTCTACCAGATAGGTCAGCGGTGCCGGCCATTGCCCAGCCAGTTGCTCACGCTGGCTGTCGGTGAGGTGGATATAGGGTTCCAGTTGCGCCAGGTCAGCGCCGATCAGAATCAGGCCCTTGCTCACCGGCCGTTCCTTGATGGCCAGCAGACGCAATACCGCCTCTTCATTGAAGGGGTCGCAGCCCAGGCCGTAGACCGACTCGGTAGGATAGGCCACCACACCTCCGGCCTGAATGATTTGTGCCGCACTGTGCAGATGCTGGTACATGAAGAACTCGCCCAGGAAGGAAAGACGGGAAAATACCCTGCATGGCTAGCCGGCTCAAGAGAGAGCCGGGAATTACGCCGTGGACAATCTACAGTGGCACCGGTGTAAGACGTTTTGCCGTGAGCGCTTTTTTTCCTTTTTTCACTTCGGTGGTTTCACACTCCACTTCTTCACCCGGTACGAACGCCCATTCCTCCCCTTCCGGCATGGTGCCGATAATCCGGTAGCGACTGCCGCTCACATGGACCGCTTCCACCACCCGCCATTCTCCTTGTCCTCGCAGCAGGGGCACATAGATCTCGAACATGGCACACCTCGCACAACAGACGCCCTGGTGTCTTCAACATTCCGCCCCTGGCGAGAAAAGGTCAAATCCGGGAAACACTCTTCAGGAGACACCCTCTCGGGCGGTTCCTGAACAGTGATCGCGACTAGGCCGCGCCGCTGCGCCTCAGGTAGCCCCCGGCCACCCGCTCCACCCAGCCTTCCAGTTCCAGCTCGGAGAGCTGCCCGGCCAGCTCAGTGATCGGCAGGCCGGTGCGTTCCTGTAGCGCGTCCAGGGAATTGAGACCACTGGTCAGATGCCTGAGCAACCCGGGCAGGTCCGGCTCATTGACGCCAGCGGCTTCCACACTGCGCCGGAAGTCACCGAAAGCATGGAAAATGTCCTCGCGGGATTCCAGCCAGCTGGCGCCGTCACGCAACAGCTGGTGACAGCCTTTGCTCAGGGGGTTGTGGATACTGCCTGGAATGGCGAACACCTCACGCCCTTGCGCCAAGGCTGTGCGCGCGGTGATCAGCGACCCGCTCTTGATGGCCGCCTCCACCACGATGGTGCCCAGGCTCAAGCCGCTGATCACCCGGTTACGCTGGGGAAACTGGGCAGGTAACGGCGGCGCGCCAGGGGCGAATTCCGTGACCAGGGCGCCGCCGGCCTCCACGATCTGCCCGGCCAGAACCGCATTGCGAGGCGGGTAGATACGATCCGGTCCGCTGCCCAGGACAGCGACGGTACGCCCAGCACTGATCGCGCCCCGGTGCGCGGCCGCATCCACCCCCAGGGCCAGACCACTGACGATAACAAACCCACTGCCGGCCAGATCCCGGGCAAAGCGGCGGCTGTTATCCAGTCCGTCCGCCGAGGCGTTGCGCGCGCCGACGATGGCCAGACCGGGCGCATTGAGCGCTTCCAGGCTGCCACGCACCGCCAACACCCCGGGGGCATCCGCGATCTGGGCCAGCAGGGAGGGGTAGCCCGCATCACCGAGCGCCAGCCAGCGCCATCCCTGCTCGCGCAGGTGCTCGTAATGGACTGTCAGCGACCCGGTATTGTCCAGCAGCTTGCGACGCTCTTTCAGGCCAGCCGGCAACAGGGGCAGAAAATCGGCCAGCGCAGTGCGGTCGATGGATTGCTGTTTCAGGGCGCGGCCCAGGGCCGCAGATGACGGGGAAAACAACGCCTGCAATAGCAGGCGTTTGTATTGTCCGTCCATCGCCCACCTCCTTGTGTGCGTTTGACGGGTTGTAGGGAGTCGCAGCCCCGGCGGTGAGCGCTACCGCAATTTACTCAATCAGTAGCTACCCGCCGGACTTTCGGCGACATCATGCATATAAATAGGCCGCAGGGACTCCATGATCAAGCCATAGCTGACCTTGTCGAAGACACGGAAAATCACCATGGAGCCGGTTCTTTCCCGGGGCAACTGTACCTTGTCACCACGCTGGCGATCACGAACCACCTCACCCTGGCCGAACACATCCAGTACGTTACCGACTTCCAGACCATCACGCTCGCCCTTGTTGATCACCACAACATCGTTACGGGCCACACTGTTGATGCGGTCAAAGAAACGGATCACCTTGGCTTCGATCTTGGTATCCGGCGCTGATGGGTAAAGCACGGAGCGTACCCGGCGATCTTCGGTGGAGAACAGCCGATCATCAATACGCAGATCTTCATTGGACTTGGTCACCCGCAGGGTCACCATGTCTTCTTCATGGCCAGCCACACGGCCCAGACCAATCTGGCGGGCTTCATAGCCCAGTATTTCATTAGTATCCGGGTCAACGTATTGCTCACCGGTGCGGTAGATACCGTAGCTCTGATCCAGATCTTCCCACTGGGTCAGGGGGTCCCGGGCATAAACGGTGTCACCTTCGCCGAAGATCACCCGGCGATCACGGCCCCCAACGACGTAGGGAGCCTCGGCAATCTCCTGGCGGCTGACCACCAGACCTTCCTTCAGATAGGCGGAAATGGCGCCAGCCGGAATCGCGGGGATCGCCTCGTCGTTGGCTATCTCACGCACTTTCGGCGTGAGCTTGACGGTCCC from Alcanivorax sp. includes the following:
- the aroE gene encoding shikimate dehydrogenase; the protein is MTALYCVFGNPVAHSRSPDIHHAFAAQRDEDLRYEKREAPLEDFAGAVNTFHEEGGLGANVTVPFKEQAFDLCDAVTERAGLAAAVNTLWWDGDQLHGDNTDGAGLVKDIRDNLGWAIQGKRVLVLGAGGAVRGVMGPLLAEEPTLVRIANRTEDKAAILARGFMDGTNPPVLGSGLDNLSGQFDLVINAISAGLHGEMPALPEGLLAEGAVAYDMVYGSEPTSFMVWAQQQGAVATADGLGMLVEQAAEAFEIWRGWRPDSAPVIAGLR
- the hemF gene encoding oxygen-dependent coproporphyrinogen oxidase, with amino-acid sequence MSEVSLQAVKDYLLGLQDRICEELAEEDGGATFREDSWDREQGGGGRSRVLENGAVIEKGGVNFSHVFGSQLPPSATAARPELAGRSFQAMGVSLVIHPKNPYVPTSHANVRFFVAEKEGEEPVWWFGGGFDLTPFYGFEEDVVHWHQTARDACDPFGDDIYPEFKSWCDDYFYIKHRDEPRGVGGLFFDDLNRFDFDTSFALMRSVGDAYIQAYRPIVARRKDHDYGDRERQFQLYRRGRYVEFNLVYDRGTIFGLQSGGRTESILMSLPPMVRWDYDWHPKPGSAEIELYQKFLIHREWL
- a CDS encoding L-threonylcarbamoyladenylate synthase, giving the protein MYQHLHSAAQIIQAGGVVAYPTESVYGLGCDPFNEEAVLRLLAIKERPVSKGLILIGADLAQLEPYIHLTDSQREQLAGQWPAPLTYLVDADDSVPAWVRGAFTKVAVRVPDHPLARDLCRAVGQPIISTSANISGRPAARNQFQVARQLGERLDFIVSGACDRAAKPSTIIDLDSGRILRA
- the dprA gene encoding DNA-processing protein DprA translates to MDGQYKRLLLQALFSPSSAALGRALKQQSIDRTALADFLPLLPAGLKERRKLLDNTGSLTVHYEHLREQGWRWLALGDAGYPSLLAQIADAPGVLAVRGSLEALNAPGLAIVGARNASADGLDNSRRFARDLAGSGFVIVSGLALGVDAAAHRGAISAGRTVAVLGSGPDRIYPPRNAVLAGQIVEAGGALVTEFAPGAPPLPAQFPQRNRVISGLSLGTIVVEAAIKSGSLITARTALAQGREVFAIPGSIHNPLSKGCHQLLRDGASWLESREDIFHAFGDFRRSVEAAGVNEPDLPGLLRHLTSGLNSLDALQERTGLPITELAGQLSELELEGWVERVAGGYLRRSGAA
- a CDS encoding LysM domain-containing protein, encoding MMMKSVQRALAFGLLVSLSGLAAAQVMLKEGHPGKYFVKNGDTLWDISARFLEEPWQWPEIWQINEEISNPHLIYPGDEIRLTYVNGEPRLSVKRGVEEKVLPNGTVKLTPKVREIANDEAIPAIPAGAISAYLKEGLVVSRQEIAEAPYVVGGRDRRVIFGEGDTVYARDPLTQWEDLDQSYGIYRTGEQYVDPDTNEILGYEARQIGLGRVAGHEEDMVTLRVTKSNEDLRIDDRLFSTEDRRVRSVLYPSAPDTKIEAKVIRFFDRINSVARNDVVVINKGERDGLEVGNVLDVFGQGEVVRDRQRGDKVQLPRERTGSMVIFRVFDKVSYGLIMESLRPIYMHDVAESPAGSY